In Metopolophium dirhodum isolate CAU chromosome 9, ASM1992520v1, whole genome shotgun sequence, the genomic window CTATAAGTCAAAAAATATCAGTCTTAGGTACATAGATATACTACTAtaggttataattaaaaaacaaaaatctcaGGTATGtcatactaaaatgtataaaaaaattacacaactatataaataataaaataataagttaatacaaAGCAGGtggtagtattatatatttagataacagataatattttagtatgtataatgtatatacctaaagGCTAAGACTTATGTTTcttgacttataacttataacacaatataatatatcatgacgtatacaatattatgttcatatttttatttttatttacaatctatattttatacaattaacaattaattattattttcattataatataatattatgtttcgtcATATAGGTATGGTTAGgaggttatttatttttcctagttgtgtttatttttttggacTTTTTTTCCGCCTACCAAGCACCAGCTATGGCCCGGATCATGAACGCATGAttaatcgtgtacacagacacaaaaaataaaaaaacatacatataatattgtaaaagaaatacattcatcgctccgctcagaatctaaaaacatgtcaaaataaataaattaattttatgaatttaaaaatcaacaataaagtGTCATCATTGGGTGGTTTCTTTactcaatattttgtttactcATGTTATCTgtcttatatcatataatatacttattatggtTTATGGCTACTAATATCGATTGTATATTtcgacttaaaataaaaaaataattatagtacctataataattatttttacaaatcgGTTATTATAGCTATCGAAAAGATTTATTTATCTCATCgactgttttaaaataaaaaataactgttttaaatataacgGATTTCGTtgcttttaaaatgtgttttttaatcagtcaaaattacatattatatcattaaaaattaaacggtttttaaaataatattaactaatataaaaaatagtttaaaaatgtatttataaaatatttgctcctttttaactatatatgataatattgtatacattaatatatttttaacactaagacaataatttattgctCTATTCattgtaaacaataaatattattactacataaaattataaaacagctataggtaggtatagttctCCTGAAATCAAAATTGCAATGTAGGTACAGTAAAAGATAATACATTTtcgaaattcaaatattaaaataacttatattaagGACAATATACTGTGACTTCAAAGGTTTTTATAAGCGAAAATTAATGCGTATAAGCCGCTTTATTATCTACATAAATGTCTTTTACATCAACTCCGTCATCCTCGTCAACAAACTTAATACTCGAATCATTTATATACTCAGccttttgattatttttagaaaaatacgCTTTCGGCGATGATTTCAGCGTCTTCAAGGAAACACAGTCTTCGCTAACTAACGTCGATTCACTGTCGGCAGACaacctattattgtatttgctGCTAATTTCGCAATTCTTTTTACACTTGTcgttttttatatctaaaatgGACATTTCCATACTTTCATGGTGATCCCCGGGACTTTGGTCCGATAAAGGAGGTATCCATAAGCAGTAAGCCGGGTCCATTCCTATGTACGACCCAGGCACACTGTTTGTGTTTTGAACGTTATAGTCATAGTAATCCATTTCTAAGTCCGACACGTCATGGCCGTGAATACTCGAATCCGTGCTACTAGTCAACGGGTTGTGTCTACGACTTTTTGGACGGTCGTTCAAAGTGGACGTTGACTGGGTGATctttacataaaaacaaaaaacaattttaacaacatatatatatattatattatattatatatatatatatatatttattatttataatatatttagagttATAGTATGAATACGAACAATTTTCCTTGAAGATAAGGACGTTTGAGATACAAATGGTGTACACTGATCTATTGTTGAAGAATATGTGACAATGTTTTCTGGTGCTATTTCACTCCTAaacatataatcatattatgtatcattttcaattatgataaatattattttgaagaaattattcaactataggaataataactataataactaatgagatataaaaaagtaattataaaatttacccAGTAACAGAATTAGTTTCTCGTTCAACCACATTATCTTGGTTTTCATCAGTATCTAAAATTTCTATTATTGGTGGTATATGTGATTGTAAAGTTGTAGTTGATGCCGTATAGTCATTATCGTTTAACATACTACAAGTTGAAcccactaaaaataaacatttatattatatggccaaaaatattttataatttatttgcgtACTATTAGAATGTTTGTCCATTGTAGTAATAGCTTTATGGTATTTGTGTTTACGTTCAGCAAATTGCACGGAAAAACACATACAAGTAACcagcaaaaataataaaattgccgAAATTGTAGCTAAGAACGAATCGATAtctgatattaaataaataaagttgttATTGAATTCTACATGGCTTGAATTTGGCAAAGACCAGTTATTGGCTCCTGTGgagacaaatatatatttatataaaacatttggATATCAAAATAACGTATTTtagtttaacaaataatttttttttaactaaccaATGCGATTTATTTGAGCGAAAAATCCTCCGAAGCAATCGCCATTTGATAGCACAGTAGAACTTGAAAAGAATTCTACCAATAGGTATGACCCAGTCGACATAATAGGATTTGTAGAATCCGGAGTGCCTTCTAAATGTGCTAAAAGGTTGGAAGCTGTTGAGTCGCCATCGCGAAGTTTAATCCATTGGTTCGAGCATGATAAAAACAATCGAATGAAATCAAATTGTATAGTAGTTTTGTCTTCAgcctaaatataatacattgatcgttcagtatatatattaagatataaaaagttattatacaaaataaattattcaaacattatacggtataataataatcgagcaaatagtttcaaaaatatcgaaaaacccAGAAATCGCCCCATATGAAAATTTAACATTCTTATTCAcgtcaaattaaaatgttactaaTACGAGTTCAACGCTAttgaaattgaatacatttaatatcaATCATACTTTTATCAACCAAAATGATCGTCCAGGACACCCCTTCGTCGTGGCAGATAATGTTCGAGTAGCTTTGGACATGTGAATGACGCATCCACATCGACATTCAGCACCCAGTTCATCACTTACATACGTGGGCAAAAAACCAGTAGTTGAggtgttattgtatttttgaatttgttgttCAATTTTTCCACATTCATTGCCAGACATTTGTTTTTCACCACATGGTTCGGTTTGTAACGATGAACCCTATaggattaatatataatattttaatccataTTGTTTGAATGTTCTGCAgtttaatgatatttacatattatgatttgtatgtattatgtgagcaacaagcaattttttttataaattttataatttattgagtgTACATAATAAACACGCAATAAGTATAAAGGGTATATGTAAAACCCAGCAGATTTACaagtattattatctatatatggAATACTAAATAAGCTACATATTATCTGCGAACATCTAGGACATTTATATTCGTGTACTATTccatttgtacaaaataattatttcatacaaattatcGGTATAGTTTATAGCCATACACAGCCTTATACGTGTATTCGCAATTCATATATAAATGATCAtagaaaattaaacttaaatgtgTCATTTATCAGTTCTTCATAAACCTAATAGTGTTCTTGCAGTTCTGCAGACTACCGGCCcttttacctatatacctataacggGCATCACCTATTTgtgctaaaaaatattaatttgttttgggTACCTACGCTCTATTTGTgccaaaataaaaaaggtatgTTTTTCCGACAGCCCATTTGCGTTAAATTTACTTGcgttaacattttacaataacaaCTTGGtgtgatatattaataaattattataacttataataaagttatttttacgAGTCTATAGATTtcaatgttttgtatattatagcgTAGATAGATTGAAAAATTGTgtgtttttgataatttattatttttaaaaaatccgtATTACTAATGactatgaattgaaaaaaataatttattattgattatattagtttattataatttataaaacatgtgTCGTCCTATTAACTACCTAACAAAGGTATTGCCTACCTGACAAAATTTGGCTCCATATTTCGGCGGAGGAGAGTCACAAGTCCTGTATCTATTTCTAGTTCCTCC contains:
- the LOC132952726 gene encoding uncharacterized protein LOC132952726, whose product is MIDLRNTFLNSFYITSCLTVVCVVAQEWLNVTSNYTALMSDLNIDLLEPGIAVQLYEAKNDNFTLMGTIPVDGNWQNITIHCGVITKGGHYLIQLISNDTTEDDDIIQDGQTVELDVRWPEASLSFEPKRITTYPDPWQQVVIVMKFEGHQCEPAVGSAVPMLWLDLMYCGLSANACKNVSRELSRGSMEHLIVHSEQIRGYPRFRKIFLKCDVFGIAGFYTAVLRPPERQAAFTHVMDGQLEVVPSNKFTLNVHGKSIFPCDNYGGGVPVMFQYPSCILPTSDKIRLFGRQREDVSTLLPPTKLHYISEHRIVKGRHNVYFDCDLFSEKYIEYCFVYVNQAINRAYTNIKTNCVPTLPITEDDSGQWSKWSEWSPCSTTCYGGTRNRYRTCDSPPPKYGAKFCQGSSLQTEPCGEKQMSGNECGKIEQQIQKYNNTSTTGFLPTYVSDELGAECRCGCVIHMSKATRTLSATTKGCPGRSFWLIKAEDKTTIQFDFIRLFLSCSNQWIKLRDGDSTASNLLAHLEGTPDSTNPIMSTGSYLLVEFFSSSTVLSNGDCFGGFFAQINRIGANNWSLPNSSHVEFNNNFIYLISDIDSFLATISAILLFLLVTCMCFSVQFAERKHKYHKAITTMDKHSNMGSTCSMLNDNDYTASTTTLQSHIPPIIEILDTDENQDNVVERETNSVTGSEIAPENIVTYSSTIDQCTPFVSQTSLSSRKIITQSTSTLNDRPKSRRHNPLTSSTDSSIHGHDVSDLEMDYYDYNVQNTNSVPGSYIGMDPAYCLWIPPLSDQSPGDHHESMEMSILDIKNDKCKKNCEISSKYNNRLSADSESTLVSEDCVSLKTLKSSPKAYFSKNNQKAEYINDSSIKFVDEDDGVDVKDIYVDNKAAYTH